From a single Maylandia zebra isolate NMK-2024a linkage group LG3, Mzebra_GT3a, whole genome shotgun sequence genomic region:
- the LOC112430924 gene encoding uncharacterized protein LOC112430924, whose product MTSTQKDQHGARSQRSQEADKPHRRKGEKTYSCDECGKYFTQAGDLKRHQLIHSGVKPYSCYLCGKSFTGGGNLKRHQLIHTGVKPYSCDFCGKSFTQAGDLKRHQVIHSGVKPYSCDSCGKSFTLAGHLKKHQLIHSGVKPYSCDFCGKSFTQAVSLKRHQLIHSGVNPYSCDLCGKSFTGGGNLKRHQLIHSGFKPYSCELCGKSFTQAVNLKTHQLIHSGVKAYSCDLCGKSFTDGGNLKRHQLIHSGFKPYNCELCGKSFTQAGSLKKHQLIHSGFKGHNCELCGKAFALNSDLQRHLVTHSGINAYSCDFCGKSFSDKQYQNIHLRIHTGIDVSCCDQCGKLFATDAQLQQHTEERPYKCDLCEKTFKAPNQLKSHQQIHTRK is encoded by the coding sequence gaccaacatggagcgagaagtcagcgctctcaggaggccgacaaacctcacagaagaaaaggagagaaaacctacagctgtgatgagtgtgggaagtattttacccaggctggagacttaaaaagacaccaactcatccacagtggagttaaaccttacagctgttacttgtgtggaaagtcttttaccgggggtggaaacttaaaaagacaccaactcatccacactggagttaaaccttacagctgtgacttctgtggaaagtcttttacccaggctggagacttaaaaagacaccaagtcatccacagtggagttaaaccttacagctgtgactcgtgtggaaagtcttttaccctggCTGGACActtgaaaaaacaccaactcatccacagtggagttaaaccttacagctgtgacttctgtggaaagtcttttacccaggctgtaagcttaaaaagacaccaactcatccacagtggagttaacccgtacagctgtgacttgtgtggaaagtcttttaccgggggtggaaacttaaaaagacaccaactcatccacagtggatttaaaccttacagctgtgagttgtgtggaaagtcttttacccaggctgtaaacttaaaaacacaccaactcatccacagtggagttaaagcgtacagctgtgacttgtgtggaaagtcttttaccgacggtggaaacttaaaaagacaccaactcatccacagtggatttaaaccttacaactgtgagttgtgtggaaagtcttttacccaggctggaagcttaaaaaaacaccaactcatccacagtggatttaaaggACACAACTGTGAGTTGTGTGGTAAGGCTTTTGCTCTAAATAGcgacttacagaggcatctagttacccactctggaattaacgCATACAGCTGCGACTTTTGTGGAAAAAGTTTCAGTGACAAACAGTACCAGAATATTCACCTACGGATTCACACTGGAATTGATGTTTcctgctgtgatcagtgtgggaaaCTGTTTGCAACAGATGCACAGTTACAAcaacacactgaggagagaccttataaatgtgacctgtgtgagaagacttttaaagctcCAAATCAGCTGAAAAgccaccaacagatccacaccagaaagtaa